A stretch of the Aggregicoccus sp. 17bor-14 genome encodes the following:
- a CDS encoding ATP-binding protein: MADGIERPANVERYLRLLIWVGGPFALGKLVASLLFGSLRLFLSALALSSMVGVAAWGRRGVRQGRAEQVLRKAGWVLLLIPMVGATAVPQLSTTYVLFPVLALAATLPSLERPLLRRFIVTAVATELVVGCSQAFLAPAPGIPRAFVQLVLVTGLGCASVVLLVLLVQSRLQLRERMRETARSEARFRSLVEASATLVWTASAEGQVQHSARWQAFTGQTPSESAGFGWLEALHPQDRAQALHDWRQAVASQAPHDGEVRVRRAEGGHAWLHVRAAPVRGADGQVLEWIGSAVDVTAGHLAEVRRHVLSDVSLALVGTLDLEDTLQRIAHCLVLRLADGCLVRLFEGTAPAVGFAHVDPEDELRLGALAAHPQWLRELHFGSAEVQRSGRAHLLEDYAASAREVLRGAPPALARAVSALAVHSVLSVPLPARSGHVLGALTLFTTGEHARRLGAQELETAEEVGRHCALALENALLYRQAQDAVRTREDFLAVASHELRTPLAALNLSLEGLERHLQPDARALDAPWVRERVRRLKRHARRLERLVEALLDVARIAGGRLQLQLEEVDLVALTREVVERLSDETVQSERVGERVRVHAHGPVVGRWDRLRVEQTVENLVTNALKYGEHGPVQVEVEREGALALLRVTDEGLGIPPEKHASIWDKFERHVSGRHYGGLGLGLYIVREAVDALGGQVSVASTAGHGATFTVRLPLAGPALQLAGLAEARPRAHRDLPPSAGATH, encoded by the coding sequence ATGGCTGACGGGATAGAACGGCCCGCGAACGTGGAGCGCTACCTGCGCCTCCTCATCTGGGTGGGCGGCCCCTTCGCGCTCGGCAAGCTGGTCGCCTCGCTCCTCTTCGGCAGCCTGCGGCTCTTCCTGAGCGCGCTGGCGCTCAGCTCGATGGTGGGGGTGGCAGCATGGGGCCGGCGCGGGGTGCGGCAGGGGCGCGCCGAGCAGGTGCTGCGCAAGGCCGGCTGGGTGCTGTTGCTCATCCCCATGGTGGGCGCGACGGCGGTGCCGCAGCTGAGCACCACCTACGTGCTCTTCCCGGTGCTTGCGCTCGCCGCGACGCTGCCCTCGCTGGAGCGGCCGCTGCTGCGGCGCTTCATCGTCACGGCCGTGGCCACGGAGCTGGTGGTGGGCTGCTCTCAGGCCTTCCTCGCGCCCGCTCCCGGCATTCCCCGCGCCTTCGTGCAGCTGGTGCTGGTGACGGGGCTGGGGTGTGCGTCCGTGGTGCTGCTGGTGCTGCTCGTGCAGTCGCGGCTGCAGCTGCGCGAGCGGATGCGGGAGACGGCGCGCAGCGAGGCGCGCTTCCGCTCGCTGGTGGAGGCCTCCGCCACGCTGGTGTGGACGGCGAGCGCGGAGGGGCAGGTGCAACACTCCGCCCGCTGGCAGGCCTTCACCGGGCAGACGCCTTCGGAGAGCGCGGGCTTCGGCTGGCTGGAGGCGCTGCACCCGCAGGACCGCGCCCAGGCGCTGCACGACTGGCGGCAGGCCGTGGCGAGCCAGGCGCCGCACGATGGCGAGGTGCGGGTGCGCCGGGCCGAGGGCGGCCATGCGTGGCTGCACGTGCGCGCGGCGCCGGTGCGCGGCGCGGACGGCCAGGTCCTCGAGTGGATCGGCTCGGCCGTGGACGTGACGGCGGGGCACCTCGCCGAGGTGCGGCGGCACGTGCTCTCCGACGTGAGCCTCGCGCTCGTCGGCACGCTGGACCTGGAGGACACGCTGCAGCGCATCGCGCACTGCCTGGTGCTGCGGCTCGCCGACGGGTGCCTGGTGCGCCTCTTCGAGGGCACGGCGCCCGCGGTGGGCTTCGCGCACGTGGACCCGGAGGACGAGCTGCGCCTGGGCGCGCTGGCCGCGCACCCGCAGTGGCTGCGCGAGCTGCACTTCGGCTCGGCGGAGGTGCAGCGCAGCGGGCGCGCCCACCTGCTGGAGGACTACGCGGCGAGCGCGCGCGAGGTGCTGCGCGGTGCGCCGCCGGCCCTCGCGCGCGCCGTCTCCGCGCTCGCGGTGCACTCCGTGCTCAGCGTGCCCCTGCCGGCGCGCAGCGGGCACGTGCTGGGCGCCCTCACCCTGTTCACGACGGGCGAGCATGCGCGGCGCCTCGGCGCCCAGGAGCTGGAGACCGCCGAGGAGGTGGGCCGGCACTGCGCGCTCGCGCTGGAGAACGCGCTGCTGTACCGCCAGGCCCAGGACGCGGTGCGCACCCGGGAGGACTTCCTCGCGGTGGCGAGCCACGAGCTGCGCACGCCGCTCGCCGCGCTCAACCTCTCGCTCGAGGGGCTCGAGCGTCACCTGCAGCCCGACGCGCGGGCGCTGGACGCCCCCTGGGTGCGCGAGCGCGTGCGGCGCCTCAAGCGCCACGCCCGGCGGCTCGAGCGGCTGGTGGAGGCACTGCTGGACGTGGCGCGCATCGCGGGCGGACGGCTGCAGCTGCAGCTGGAGGAGGTGGACCTCGTGGCCCTCACCCGGGAGGTGGTGGAGCGGCTGAGCGATGAGACCGTGCAGTCGGAGCGGGTGGGAGAGCGGGTGCGGGTGCACGCGCACGGGCCGGTGGTGGGCCGCTGGGACCGGCTGCGGGTGGAGCAGACGGTGGAGAACCTGGTCACCAACGCGCTGAAGTACGGCGAGCACGGGCCGGTGCAGGTGGAGGTGGAACGCGAGGGCGCGCTCGCCCTGCTGCGCGTCACCGACGAGGGCCTGGGCATCCCGCCCGAGAAGCACGCGAGCATCTGGGACAAGTTCGAGCGCCACGTGTCCGGACGCCACTACGGCGGGCTGGGCCTCGGCCTGTACATCGTGCGCGAGGCGGTGGACGCGCTGGGCGGGCAGGTGTCGGTGGCCTCGACCGCGGGCCACGGCGCCACCTTCACCGTGCGCCTGCCGCTCGCGGGCCCCGCCCTGCAGCTCGCCGGGCTCGCGGAGGCGCGGCCGCGCGCGCACCGCGACCTGCCCCCGTCCGCCGGCGCGACGCACTGA